tttcggaaaacattttctaattttttatatttgattggttaaatattttagaaaatagtctcttttttttgaaaatttagctCCTTAAAAACGAACAAAATAACTTGTCTAATAAAAGGAGGAAAACAAGTTTCACTAGTGATATTTCATATTATCGACTGAatacaataaaataagtaagaaacgtgtttatttttctagaaaacATTTTTCTTCTAATCAAATACACCACTAATCCCAACTAATTTGGGATTGTGGCTAGTCAATTGGTTAATTGATTCATACTAAAATTTGTATAGGGGTCCATCGATATTTATATGAAttcatattaaattttgaaagaaaaatataccTTGTTTATGTATCATTAAAAAGTGCATTAACATAAATACGATCATAAAGCAGTAATATAAAAGTATGTTTATTATAAAAACAAGTTAAAGTAGATTGTCCCACAATTACAGTCACGATTCTTTATATTCCGAATTTCGATTCAGCACTAACTGttgaaatattttcaattaaGAGAATAAATATTGATAGAATGTAATTCCTCAACAATGAAAAATTATTCCTTGTTATATTTTCTTTGAGCAACATTGTATAATGAATGTTTTCTTTTCTATTCTGCATCTTCACAAAACTCACAATGAGAGATTGATTTATATCATACTTATTCAAATGATAAATAATCAACTGACGTCTTGTTAATTGGTTCTGAGTAGGTTTATTGAGATCAGAAGCAAATTATATAAAGACTTCTAATTCTGCGAGCCGAGGGCCTCAATCTGAAATCGAAGATATTCATATTACTAGCATGTTTGATTCATAATTGAATAGGTTAGCAGACTtttcttataaaaaataatttaatttgtttatatttttatataatatacatatatatatatatatatatatattcattttttgcttttatttaCGTTCACTTTTCCCAACACAGAACTGAAGTAAAAATGCAAATGATTTTTTCtagaattaattatttcaaaaattggtTATTAAGGTACAAAAGTCGAAATTTGCGCgagaacaaaataaaagaaaaagaaaacgtGAGGAGAGGATAAAAAGCAAAACAACGTGACATCAACGTGGTCCCACTCAACCACAGCGTATATAAACCCTCACACTCCCCATTTTCCCCATTTTCTCTCCGAGCAAACAAACGCTATTAACGGCTTTCTCTCACTTTCTTTCACTGACGGTCACAACTTGAACATACTCAGTTTGAGGAATTTTCACACGTTCTAAGCAAAGTACAAACAATGAAGCGAAAGTTACATGCAGAAGCACTTCAACCAGCGGTTCAGCAACCGAAGGAAATCCTACCGGCTGTGAAGAAGCAGCTCCGGTCGAAGCTACCTCGCCGGAGGCGATCACATATATCTCCAATTCTACGTTCATTCTCTATTGCTGCTACGTCTCACTTGACCAGCGAAGTCTCACGTGAATCGAGCAAAGGCTCTGTGAATAAGGAAACGGCAGTGAAGAAGCGTGGAATTGAAGGAGAGGAATTTCGGAGAATTACTAGAGCTTATTTCAGGAAGAACTTTCTCGAGGATCAGAAGAAGGATGTTGAAGTGGAAGTATCGGAGTGCTCTTGTGTTGATTCGTGTTCTGAAGTTATCGGAAGAATCATAAAAAATGAAGATCCACTTGATATCGTTTCAAAGCAGAAGAGAAATGCAAAAGTTATTGAAGGAACTGAGGATTCTGATGCAATTTCGAGATTTCTGAAAGCTTCTGGTGGTTTTTGCGGTGAAAGCTCAAAATCTGGAGGGGATGTTGTTGAAGGAAGCAGAAATGCTGTGAAAATCACCGATGAAGATGTCGTTTCATTCAATTCCGTGTTACAGTCGCCTTCTGAATCGAAATGTGGAAATTTATCAGTTCAAACAATCAAATGTAGTGAAAACAGAGCAGCGGAAGATGTCGAGTCTGAAGTTTCACGAGTCTGTCCAGAGGTAGAATTATCTGCTGTAGAACAAGAACATGAGAAGCTCGTTGAAGCAGAATTTGATCTGGAATGCTCTGAAAATTTCTCAATCGTTGATGTCTCTGATGACTATTCATCAGCCTACTCTGAACTCCAGTCAGAGATATTCCCGGAGAGTTCCGATATAGATCTCTCCGACTATAGTCCGTCGTATTGGTACGACTCCGGAAGCCAGTTCTCTGAGAAATCGAACGCAGACGCTAGTCCTTCACCTACTTTCACGTTGTTTCTTCAGTTCGGTCAACAGTTCTGCAGATCAACTGCGGCTTTGCAATCCACTCCCACGAACTCTTTGGAAGATCACATTTCTAATGAATTCACTGTAAGCTTTTAATTTTACTTCCTTTAATTTGTACTGAAAATTTACATTTTACAAAATCTAttgatctctctctaaattCATCGAATTTGTGGCTCATATATAAATACTGAGTAGTGGAGTGAAACAAATATAAATGTGTACCAGTGTAGATACAGAGAACTTGAATTAGCGCATTGAACTGGTTTGAGATTGAGAAGTAATTATTGTTTTTTGTTGAAATTCAAGTGTTATTGAaggctttttaaaaaaatatatgttatacTATTAGTTAGCCTTAATATCATCATGATTCTCTTTATTTCCTTTACGCATGGAGGGATTGGAAGATGAAGAGGATGAAGAGAGCTACAGGATGATAAGAAACAGAGAGAGGAGGCAATTGTATCTACACGACTACGCCGAGGAATACTGTTCCACTACGGACTGCGGCGATCTAATCGTGCAGCAGCGGTTACAGATGGTTCATTGGATACTTGAGGTTAGTGATGAACGTGTTTACTCCCCGCGTTCCTTTCTAGTTGATCTGAAATGCAGTTAAAATTTCTCTGGAAATTGAAGCTATTAGCGAATCAAATCAACTTTTCGTGGCATGCAAATTTACGGGTTGTAGTGCATGTGGAGGTTACATTTTTTAAACAACTGGTATAAGACAATAGAATCCACCTTGCACGTGAGCCTGTAATAATTTTGCTGTCCATATTGCTTGTGTGCGCTTAAATATTAGTAGTACTACCATTATTCTGAAGTAACGGTCCATAGAGTATAATAATTGAAGACTGGTTTGATAGACATTactatattcaaaatttaaacaaTTAAATGAATTTAAATTCATGAAATCTTAGAAAGTTGAGTAGAATAATATCGTCAAACATTTTGGAGAGTTCAATAATGGAAAGGATGCCGTGTAAGTTGAAATAGACATAGAGAATGTTATAACTCGATACTATTTGCTTTTTGTTCATTAACTCATGGGTATTGGCGCATAACTTCCTGTAATTGTGCATATTCAGTTGTAGTGTTACTGCACTTCCTTTACTTGTACAGATTCGGTATTGTTAGTTAGTTATCTACTGCTCATAGGATTAGTATTGCACGTCTATTATTAAGAGTCCACTAGGAATACTCCTCCTATAATATAGGAGTTATTGTTGGTCTTTGCTTGAATTTAAAGGACACGTGTACATTGTAAAGAATATGAAAGCTTTCTTTGTTTCTATCTTGCATCTATAATGGGGAGAATAATTATATAAACAGAAAATAAACTGTTAATAGAACTTTGTAATGAAAAACATAAGAAATTTGGATTCCACTGGCTTCAGGCGTTTACCACAAGATGGCCCTAGGACCCCATGATCGTGGAAGTAGTCCAATGGCCCTAAGATTCCCATTTTTGTCTGCAGAGAATTGCAATACAAAAGCAATACAATGGAACTAAAATTTGTTTCAACAGCTCTATGCTTTGGAATTTACATACACAGACTAATGTCTCTAGTACTTTGGCAGTTTTCCCTTGTCTAATGCTGGGCATATTTCTTTTACAGCAAGCCACGAGGAAGGACCTTCAGAAGGAGACGATGTTCCTAAGTGTCAACCTCTTTGACAGATTTCTAAGTAAAGGGTACTTCAAAACCAAAAGATGCCTTCAAATTGCTGGCATAGCCTGCCTTACTCTGGCAGTCAGGATTGAAGAAAACCAGCCTTTCAACAGGTAACATCTTTTGCTCTGATATTAAATCCAGGCTTGTTCACTTGAGAGCTACTAGAGTATAGTATCACAATGAAATGTCTAAAGGAAGCGCATATAAGCAGAGCCTCAAAACCAATTGTAAAATCTGAGGGAGCTCAGCATTGCAAATTACCTTGCATTCATTTTCTCGGATGTTACTTGTTGGGAAATATAGTAAAAAATTCTGAAAGGAAAGCTCAAATTGACGAGACTAAGGACATAACAATTTAAAAGTCCTGATAGGTCTAATCTGCTTAGGTCTCATttgctgaaaatttattaagttGACAAGTTCACTTCTTTCATTTCAGCATTCGCCAGAAGACATTCTCTGTTGCAGGCACTGCATATAGCTGTTCTGAAGTGGTGGCTATGGAGTGGCTGGTGCAGGAGGTTCTCAACTTCCAGTGCTTTCTTCCCACAATCTACAACTTCTTATGGTACAAAGGTTAACCATGCTATACAATTGCTTAAATTTGATACTTGATGATTTAGCCTTAACATACACCAACTGAAGTAAAGAGCCATCCATCTATTTTATTTGGCTTTTGTCACAACTGCACAGGTTCTATCTTAAAGCTGCTACAGCTACCGAATATATGGAGAGGACAACTAAATACCTGGCAGTCCTAGCTTTGCTGGGTCATGAGCACTTGTGCTACAGACCATCAACTGTAGCTTCTGCACTGGTGATTCTCGCTTTATCAGCTGCCAATCTTTATGCCTCTTGTCATTTGGTCACAAAGGTAACTTCTGAAAGGCATAAATATCAATCCAAGTGAAATGCAATCGTGACTTTCTTTTAACTTGGAAATATATCGTCAGGGATGAATCCGAGTATATTCTTAGCACTAGTTTATCTAAAATTGTGCTTCACACGTTTCCTCCAAGTATAGAGTCATGATCGGTAGTGGATTTGAACTCTAATTCACATGCTTTTTCATCTCTTCATTCACAGActcatgccaaaataaaagacgaAGATTTACCTGAATGCATAAAGGTACTATATCCCTACCTACCAATATTTAGCTCATTTTGTTTCTCTGCAGAAACACAGGCAGAGTCAGACTGAAACAGCTAAAACAACACttacccctttttttttttgtattgtaTAATCAAAGTTATGATATTAGTAAATGAAGTTACTGCTTTTAGCTTATCAAAGAAGTTTCCTAATGGCATGTTCATACACGACAGAGCTTGGAATGGTTGGTGAAGTACATATGATATTAAGGTGGATCAGCATCTCAGTACACATGATATGAAGGTGGACCAGCATCTCAGTCATTCTCTCATATTTTGGAGTAAATCAGTTTTCGTCTCATTCTTTTGCCGAAACTTGTCCTTAGTTTCTTCTCAAAGTCGCGGGTAATAACTTCAAGATATTCTTTTGAAGTTTGATCAATTGATGGTTACTTCATTATTTTGTCCTTGTAACAATACCAAATGTACACTTCATGCCTACTGTCCTTACCAGGAAACAAGAATGTAGAAAGAAATTAAAGTCACTCTTGTATTCAGAAAGTATCAATTACTATAAATAATGGTTtagttgaaaaagaaaatttgtgATCTATTTTTCAACTCAAATGTTGAAGGATAAGACTGAATATCAAATGAGAAAGAGAGTTTGGCAATGGCAAAGCCACTTGATACCTTTAGGTATACTGTAACTTTCATACATGAAAACTAGTATTTGTTTTAGCATTAGCCTATACCTCAACAGGTTAATGCTCACTTTTCTGGTTTTATTTTACAAGGGTAGCCAATTGATGTAGAATGCCTCAACAGGTTAATTCTCTTTACAACCATTACTAGGCATCTATCTATGAGATCCTGTAGACACTCTTCTTCTACTTGTTGCTAGGTTCGTGTACCCATAGCCTAAGAAGCCTCCACACAGGAATCTCAAGATCTTCTGGGAACCCTCCCATATAGAGAAAACAAGCTTTCACGTGAAGAAGCAAGTGGTTGTAACTCAATGCAAATATGCCTGAGCATTGCCTCGTGTCTCTTTGTAACTAGTGAGCAAACTCTTCGTGCAAAACTTATCCAGCTACTTGGTGTTGCGCTAATGTGAGAGAGAGTTCCAGATACTACGACAATTGCTAGTAGTAATCCTGAGCATTTCTCGGATTTCCTTTCCAATTCTTTCTATTCCATCGGTGCAAGGCCCCATTCTCTGGGTATTTCTTTTGCAGTAGCTTCCAACTTTCTTCTACACTTAAGAAGCACATCCAATTAGGAGGGTTATTGGGGTTCACGAAGAGTGCAACTTTCATGAGTCGCCTTGTCCCCACAAGACTTGATATTCTACACATCATCCATGACAATGAGATATCTTTCCCCTCTTAAACTTTTGGAAAGCTTCTCAGCCAATTCCTCGTCATTCTGTTGATACTTGATAGTCATTGGAGTTAATCTGAGAGACAGAACACGGAGCAATTACCAAATCCCTTACTCTATACTTCTGAGATATAGTAATCCACACGCGAATATAGAAATGATACACCATTAAAGGATCAACAAAAAGCTTATTTGCAAGTGTAATTTTACCAATACCCTCATACCCACAAACCGTTACGACAAGTTTAGGAGGCTGCTTAGTTAATTGAACAACAATTCTAATGAATTCATCATCAAAATAGACGGTGTGCGCAATGTACCTTAAGAAAGTGGAAAATCTTCCTCTGGTTTCAAGACTTTGATGGCATGTGCTTTGTCATAAAGTCTTGTTATAACAACATCAATGAATTGAATCTTTTTGAATAGCTTTTATGTCCAATAATTAACGCGAAAAATCTTTTCTACCATGAGCTTCTTTGAACCAGAATAATCTAACATTAGTTCCTCAAATAAATTTTATGCTCTACATGCATGAGCGAATGCAACATTCAGGCACTAGGTTCATCTGAACCGAGTACTTTCAACGCGGAATATAAACTTATATGCACTAAAATTGTGACAAATAGTAACTCTGTACTAATTCTTTTGATAGAAAATGGCTCTTGGTAGGAGGGCCAGAGCAACAGGCGAGACAAGTATTGGAGAACGGGGCGGGGAGGTGCATATCGTACGAATCTGTTatgggaggaagcaccacaactaaaatttgatatgataataaataatgaaaataaattagatcagagaattttacgtggaaacccctcaaacagataggaAATTTTAtgtgggatgatctaaatgagggcaaaagaccctctatttataggaaactgaAAACGCATATATGCGTTTTCGTGTAAAATATGCGCTTTCTTGTCAAAAGTAGCTAAAGGAGGCAACAACTTTTGAAACGCGTAAAATACACGTTTTCTTCTTGGACGGTGCATGtgcacctccctttttgactttcttgcattcatccacttgaagatttaattgagaatcaattaagtcttcacaccatcctttctacccaattactgcaatgttacgtttctgctgggtcaatagaagatcgacaccatataaacttgttactgttgattgGCTTCGTAAATATGtttgctaggttgtcattagtgtgaattttctgaatatctaCATTGcattcttccaccttctcacgaataaagtgatactgaactcgtatgtgctttgccCTTGAATGAAATAcgggattctttgcaagatgcaaagcgctctgactgtcataAAACAGAGCAGCCTTCTCTCATTTGTGCttgagctcctccagtaacatcttatccatattgcctctttgctagcttgtgtagctgctacatattctgcttttatcatagatgtagccacgataaactgtagttttgaaacccagcttacagcttctccagcaagagtaaacacataacctgtggtggacttgcttttatcaagatcacctacataatctgaatcaacatgacctttaacagtaaagtctgatcctccataacacattgcaacatctgaggtacccttgatatatctcaggatcctcttaacaatatttcaatgctctctaccagaaTTAGCcttgtatcgactaaccactcccactgcttgtgcaatgtcaggtcttgtacatactatagcgaacattaaactttccACTACTGATGTATatggtactcgagacatctccatcctctttgcttcattgctaggacttatacttgaggataacatgaaattaataggaagtagggtagaaattgacttacattcttgcatcttgaagcgtcgcaagattttcttcaagtagttctcttgagaaagccaaatctttctattatttatgtctcggtgaatttacattcctagaatcttgtttgctggtcccaagtccttcatttcaaactccctagccaactgtgcctttaaatttgtgagacgatctttgttggggcctgctaccaacatgtcatcaacatacaacagcaaaataataaaattatcatcATCAAATCTCTtctaataaacacaaggatttgaactatgtctgttgt
This sequence is a window from Solanum dulcamara chromosome 10, daSolDulc1.2, whole genome shotgun sequence. Protein-coding genes within it:
- the LOC129870950 gene encoding cyclin-SDS isoform X1; the protein is MKRKLHAEALQPAVQQPKEILPAVKKQLRSKLPRRRRSHISPILRSFSIAATSHLTSEVSRESSKGSVNKETAVKKRGIEGEEFRRITRAYFRKNFLEDQKKDVEVEVSECSCVDSCSEVIGRIIKNEDPLDIVSKQKRNAKVIEGTEDSDAISRFLKASGGFCGESSKSGGDVVEGSRNAVKITDEDVVSFNSVLQSPSESKCGNLSVQTIKCSENRAAEDVESEVSRVCPEVELSAVEQEHEKLVEAEFDLECSENFSIVDVSDDYSSAYSELQSEIFPESSDIDLSDYSPSYWYDSGSQFSEKSNADASPSPTFTLFLQFGQQFCRSTAALQSTPTNSLEDHISNEFTGLEDEEDEESYRMIRNRERRQLYLHDYAEEYCSTTDCGDLIVQQRLQMVHWILEQATRKDLQKETMFLSVNLFDRFLSKGYFKTKRCLQIAGIACLTLAVRIEENQPFNSIRQKTFSVAGTAYSCSEVVAMEWLVQEVLNFQCFLPTIYNFLWFYLKAATATEYMERTTKYLAVLALLGHEHLCYRPSTVASALVILALSAANLYASCHLVTKTHAKIKDEDLPECIKSLEWLVKYI
- the LOC129870950 gene encoding cyclin-SDS isoform X2, with translation MKRKLHAEALQPAVQQPKEILPAVKKQLRSKLPRRRRSHISPILRSFSIAATSHLTSEVSRESSKGSVNKETAVKKRGIEGEEFRRITRAYFRKNFLEDQKKDVEVEVSECSCVDSCSEVIGRIIKNEDPLDIVSKQKRNAKVIEGTEDSDAISRFLKASGGFCGESSKSGGDVVEGSRNAVKITDEDVVSFNSVLQSPSESKCGNLSVQTIKCSENRAAEDVESEVSRVCPEVELSAVEQEHEKLVEAEFDLECSENFSIVDVSDDYSSAYSELQSEIFPESSDIDLSDYSPSYWYDSGSQFSEKSNADASPSPTFTLFLQFGQQFCRSTAALQSTPTNSLEDHISNEFTGLEDEEDEESYRMIRNRERRQLYLHDYAEEYCSTTDCGDLIVQQRLQMVHWILEQATRKDLQKETMFLSVNLFDRFLSKGYFKTKRCLQIAGIACLTLAVRIEENQPFNSIRQKTFSVAGTAYSCSEVVAMEWLVQEVLNFQCFLPTIYNFLWYKGSILKLLQLPNIWRGQLNTWQS